A genomic window from Nerophis lumbriciformis linkage group LG30, RoL_Nlum_v2.1, whole genome shotgun sequence includes:
- the LOC133572685 gene encoding transmembrane protein 25 isoform X1, with protein sequence MDNACKTWWSSGCRAVVFLHTLAFSYTGAVEPAPKIDGHHRAAVTLRENMTHRFRCQSDGWDREAPPLLTWYLNGEPQRVVSPKGGQVMTTPHKRSEVRRLGANHSNSSFALRARKWDRELVCVALDPKSGTSYNATVTLNVQFQPKILRVSAHYSETSDPGLILVLFALVQSNPPATFAFVDQAGQLVANTSDILLLDSHNYPWLTNHTLKVTLSSLSRNISLNASNSVGTAQSNLTLAEFLQSRVEVPMLGIVTGGAMAFMALLILSLIVLCLMHKTKSKSLDDSVEIVMTKKSESTNLKAVRAYIPRENMSLPSNMQLHDLSTLKKARETAQQNGGGQKKKEEEDEDLSLAYAARGFARYPMVGYIYKVNSTSSEEIWL encoded by the exons ATGGACAATGCATGCAAGACATGGTGGTCATCTGGCTGTCGGGCTGTTGTGTTTCTCCACACGCTGGCCTTCTCCTACACAG GTGCCGTTGAACCCGCCCCCAAAATTGACGGACATCATCGGGCGGCGGTAACACTAAGAGAAAACATGACGCACCGGTTCCGCTGTCAATCAGACGGATGGGATCGCGAAGCCCCGCCCTTGCTGACCTGGTACCTAAACGGGGAGCCGCAGAGGGTGGTCTCTCCAAAAGGCGGTCAGGTGATGACCACGCCTCATAAAAGGTCTGAGGTGAGGAGATTAGGAGCCAATCACAGCAACAGCTCCTTCGCCCTCCGGGCCAGGAAGTGGGACAGAGAGCTGGTGTGTGTGGCGTTGGACCCCAAGTCTGGCACCAGCTACAACGCCACGGTCACTCTCAATGTCCAGT TTCAGCCTAAGATCCTGCGGGTCAGCGCACACTACAGTGAAACCTCAGACCCGGGCCTCATCTTAGTCCTCTTTGCTCTGGTTCAGTCCAACCCGCCTGCCACCTTCGCCTTCGTGGACCAGGCTGGCCAGCTGGTGGCGAACACTTCGGACATCCTCCTCCTCGACTCGCACAACTACCCCTGGCTGACCAATCACACGCTGAAAGTGACGCTCAGCAGCCTATCGAGGAATATCTCGCTGAACGCCAGCAACAGCGTGGGCACGGCGCAAAGCAACCTCACACTGGCAG AGTTCCTGCAGTCTCGTGTGGAAGTGCCGATGCTGGGAATCGTAACTGGCGGGGCGATGGCCTTCATGGCTCTTCTCATCCTCAGCCTGATTGTCCTCTGCCTCATGCACAAAACAAAGAGCAAGTCTCTTG ATGATTCAGTGGAGATTGTGATGACAAAGAAAAG tgAGTCGACCAACCTTAAAGCAGTGAGGGCTTACATCCCAAGAGAGAACATGTCGCTGCCTTCCAACATGCAGCTCCATGACCTCAGCACGTTGAAAAAAG CACGGGAGACTGCACAGCAAAACGGTGGCGgacagaagaagaaggaagaggaGGATGAAGACCTGTCGTTAGCCTACGCTGCCAGAG GGTTTGCCAGATATCCCATGGTGGGATACATCTACAAAGTGAACAGCACAAGCAGTGAGGAGATCTGGCTGTGA
- the LOC133572685 gene encoding transmembrane protein 25 isoform X2 encodes MDNACKTWWSSGCRAVVFLHTLAFSYTGAVEPAPKIDGHHRAAVTLRENMTHRFRCQSDGWDREAPPLLTWYLNGEPQRVVSPKGGQVMTTPHKRSEVRRLGANHSNSSFALRARKWDRELVCVALDPKSGTSYNATVTLNVQFQPACHLRLRGPGWPAGGEHFGHPPPRLAQLPLADQSHAESDAQQPIEEYLAERQQQRGHGAKQPHTGRSLAWQTRAVFEKLVFTFGTALLTVSPPEFLQSRVEVPMLGIVTGGAMAFMALLILSLIVLCLMHKTKSKSLDDSVEIVMTKKSESTNLKAVRAYIPRENMSLPSNMQLHDLSTLKKARETAQQNGGGQKKKEEEDEDLSLAYAARGFARYPMVGYIYKVNSTSSEEIWL; translated from the exons ATGGACAATGCATGCAAGACATGGTGGTCATCTGGCTGTCGGGCTGTTGTGTTTCTCCACACGCTGGCCTTCTCCTACACAG GTGCCGTTGAACCCGCCCCCAAAATTGACGGACATCATCGGGCGGCGGTAACACTAAGAGAAAACATGACGCACCGGTTCCGCTGTCAATCAGACGGATGGGATCGCGAAGCCCCGCCCTTGCTGACCTGGTACCTAAACGGGGAGCCGCAGAGGGTGGTCTCTCCAAAAGGCGGTCAGGTGATGACCACGCCTCATAAAAGGTCTGAGGTGAGGAGATTAGGAGCCAATCACAGCAACAGCTCCTTCGCCCTCCGGGCCAGGAAGTGGGACAGAGAGCTGGTGTGTGTGGCGTTGGACCCCAAGTCTGGCACCAGCTACAACGCCACGGTCACTCTCAATGTCCAGT TCCAACCCGCCTGCCACCTTCGCCTTCGTGGACCAGGCTGGCCAGCTGGTGGCGAACACTTCGGACATCCTCCTCCTCGACTCGCACAACTACCCCTGGCTGACCAATCACACGCTGAAAGTGACGCTCAGCAGCCTATCGAGGAATATCTCGCTGAACGCCAGCAACAGCGTGGGCACGGCGCAAAGCAACCTCACACTGGCAGGTCACTGGCGTGGCAAACCAGGGCTGTATTTGAAAAACTGGTGTTTACCTTCGGTACCGCCTTACTTACTGTCTCTCCTCCAGAGTTCCTGCAGTCTCGTGTGGAAGTGCCGATGCTGGGAATCGTAACTGGCGGGGCGATGGCCTTCATGGCTCTTCTCATCCTCAGCCTGATTGTCCTCTGCCTCATGCACAAAACAAAGAGCAAGTCTCTTG ATGATTCAGTGGAGATTGTGATGACAAAGAAAAG tgAGTCGACCAACCTTAAAGCAGTGAGGGCTTACATCCCAAGAGAGAACATGTCGCTGCCTTCCAACATGCAGCTCCATGACCTCAGCACGTTGAAAAAAG CACGGGAGACTGCACAGCAAAACGGTGGCGgacagaagaagaaggaagaggaGGATGAAGACCTGTCGTTAGCCTACGCTGCCAGAG GGTTTGCCAGATATCCCATGGTGGGATACATCTACAAAGTGAACAGCACAAGCAGTGAGGAGATCTGGCTGTGA